CTgatacaataaacaacaaaagctAACTCTTTAAAAATGTGAGACTGGTGCATGTCGTATCCTCCgaaatagtgtatttttgaaggGCCGATATGGATGCGGCAACATTTTTTCAGAGTCCTAGCGACTTAGCAAAACTTGTTTACATAGTATAGGTAGTACTCAATTAACTGTACTGAATTTGTTGTTCAGTTTATACTAATGTAATGTAGGATTGATCTTCATCAATGGTGTAATCTGTGTTTAACTGTCTAGTATTCCGGTAATGttttttgatatttcaattccatacattaaaagaaaaagtaaagaaaCTTTTCCATTTGTATGTTCAATGTGTATATTCTAAGCATGTTTTTATTGGATTTCATAGTATATAGCTGTActaaatttgttgtttgattTATTATAGGGTAATGTGGGATTGATCTTCACCAAGGGTGACCTCAAGGAAGTGAGTGAGGAAGTCGCAAAGTACAAGGTAAATTAATTGCTTTACTCTTTATATTGTAAAATGATGAAAGTTGCTTATGTTTATGGCTTTCTATGTGTGTTTGGGAATCAGTTTAAAGTATGTTAAACATGTTACATGATATGCTTCGAGTGTTACATGAATGCCATTAAGATTCACTTTTTACTAGTTATATATGAAAGTTTTATAAAGGTCGTTTTCTCTTGAAATTTAACTGAAAAAGTCCTATGGTTTGTATATGCTGTTGCtctcaatattattttattgtgtttcgTCAATTTGTCTTGCATTTCTTTGAATTGTTGAAGACATGTTTTATGTTGGATGTTTGAATTTATTCTAAGTTTTAGTATGTTTTATGCTGAAGTTTGGGTTCTCCATTTATATGTTAATAGGTTGGAGCACCTGCTCGTGTTGGTTTGGTGGCTCCAGTTGATGTTGTTGTCCCTCCTGGTAACACTGGTCTTGATCCATCTCAGACCTCTTTCTTCCAGGTGTGTGCCTCATGCCGCCAAAGAAAATTTTTTCCCACTTGTGTTGGGAAGCTATTTCTTGTTTACTTACCATATAATTCTTGCAGGTGCTCAACATCCCAACTAAGATTAACAAGGGTACTGTTGAAATTATCACTCCTGTTGAACTCATCAAGAAGGGTGACAAAGTTGGTTCCTCTGAAGCTGCCCTGCTTGCCAAACTTGGAATTAGGCCATTCTCATATGGTCTTGTTGTTGTCTCTGTTTACGACAATGGATCCGTCTTCAGCCCTGAGGTTCTTGACCTGACTGAGGATGATCTCATTGAGAAGTTTGCCATGGGAGTATCTATGGTTACTTCTTTGGCATTGGCCATCTCTTACCCAACTCTTGCTGCTGCACCACACATGTTCACCAACGCCTACAAGAATGTGTTGGCCATTGCAATTGAAACCGACTATTCTTTCCCTCTAGCTGACAAAGTGAAGGAATACCTCGCGGATCCTAGCAAGTTTGCCGCTGTCGCTGCTGCTGCTCCTGCTGCAGCTGCTGGTTCTGGAGCTGCCCCTGCTGCTGCTAAGGAGGAGGCAAAGAAGGATGAGCCTGCTGAGGAGTCAGATGATGACATGGGTTTCAGTTTGTTTGATTAAGTCTCTTGTTTGTGATGTTTGTCTGTTTTTTGGTTTCAAAAACATACTTTCACCTTTATGTTTCTAGTACTAGTATGCAAACAATATTTAAATTCAGTTATAATTAGTGGATAATTTTGTTTTGGACCTAAACACAAGCCCTTCTTTTATTACTATTAGCATATTTTAATCCTAAAAGTTTTGAGTAGTTTAACACTAATTTTTCTACAACGAAAACGTTTTGATACTGCAAAAATATAATTGGtgtcattatatatatacacttgtTTGCACTTTTTTATCAGTCCATCTAAATCGCTTAATTAATTAGTCAACACATTTTTATCTATAATAGGTTGTTAAgaatttatcttttgttttaattaattaaagcaaCCAAACACGTATCTTTGGGAGGTTTAGTACTTCAACTAGTCCCGATGTTCCTCGAATGGATCTTTTAGTTGTTTCGTAGGAGCAAGTTAGAAAGATCTTTCGTATCTTTCAAGATTCATTCCATAATATGATgtaaaaaagtcaaaataagtaattttaaagcctttataaaaagaaaacgaGATTCATTCCACAATATGATgtaaaaaagtcaaaataagttattttagcCTTCATAAAAAGAAAACGATCTACTAAATTCACGAGTTATTCTAAAAGATCAAAATGACCAGTTATTAATAAGAATTCCTTGTCTGTTCTTTTTCTGATCAAAGGGAACATTTCTAATTCTTAATTCTATAAGGTTGTATGAAATTTCGATTGACCAGTTGATAATGGGGACGTGTAATTAATATCTAGGAGATCAAAGACCGGATGATAAGAttctataaaatatatatgcatttcactttatacataaaaaaaacaatattaatcatcaaaaaattgaaatataaatcctatatattaaatttacgcTGGATTTGATGAATGTGTCAGTATATATTATGATTCATAGAGtacaaaaaatatcatataaatacaCAGCGGTTAAAAGCTTTAATAGAGTTTAAATATGTTCCACACCAAAGAATAATCGGTAAAGAACATGATTAATTACTCTATTAAGATAAATTAGAAAATAGAACTAATTAAAACATCTTGTGGCTGTAGTTTAGTGGTAAGAATTCCACGTTGTGGCCGTGGAGACCTGGGCTCGAATCCCAGCAGCCACATTTaccatttttatttaaacttttcattttcaatccACCGCGTATTTCTGAAGTGATTTAGAAAAGTTCTTTGTCGATAGTGATCTTCTGTTATTTTCTTACAATtcgtttattattatttccaaaCTTCTATGCTAGTAGTCATAGTATTTACTCATGAATTTTCTTCGTAATGACACACAACAATTACCACCTCAAACTAAAAGTCGGTTATATGACTAAGCAATTCTCCATAGTGATATAATTTGGAACCTaagaaatggaataaataacCGATTAAATAGATGGATCATCATTTGAAGTATCAACATCAATAAAAGGAAATTGAACCCATCTTTATATGTAATAAGCATAGGAAACAACATTAGGCCTCTGCTTCAAACAAGTTAGGACCAACTATATGAATCCTCGTTGCTTTATTGATCATAAGTAGTTCCCATGTGAAAATCTACTCGTCCCGGTGCTTTCAAAGTACTGCACATAGACAAGTAATTATGTAAATCCTCTACGAAAATACTACGTACTATATGATGTATACCGATGTCTAACTAGAAAGTGAGAGtgcagattttgtgattctgcATAAGAAGCACAAATTTTATTATCTAAGTCGAACGCAAAAGAGGCCATCTTTCTGGATAATCCATAGCCACAAACACAGCAATGAATACCCACACCATCAGTATACCGATGATGATGGTCTTTATCAGTTCTTCTCTGCAGACACTCGTGTTGGAGACGTTGTGATGATTAAACTCGAGGCTATCTTTCACTTGATCAGGGGCTGATTCTGTCGGAGTGACCTCATTGGATTCATTCACATGATCAGGTGTTGGTTCTGTCCTTGTAGCTTCATCGGATTCACCTTCTGCATTGGTCTGGTCTGAGCATTTTGAGCATGAGCAGTTTCCACCAAGAAACGGAGGGATTGAATCGAGGTGATGGGATAGAAACTCTAGATGGTTTCTCCCAATAATCCTCACTTTTTGACGTGTGGCTGGTTTAAGCACCTGCAAGCACAATGTTAGTTTGATGTAAATAGTAATGCAGCCATACATACAAACCAACGAAATCATGCAAACAAAGTAAGTTTTCATTTCCATACTATAATCAGTAGTTAACCTGGAGAGGTGCATATTAATCCAACATAACCAATCAAAATCCAAACCACGAGATAATAATCTGGGCGATACACCAACAAGCAGAAATCTTAACCAGCCATTTGAAATGAAAATGAGATAAGATGGGATAGTCCTCCCTTCGTGTTGGATTGTATGAGAGGATTATGTAGTCAAGAGAATATTGTGTGTTCACAGTAGAGGATTATGTACCGGACAAATGAACACTTGAATTTTGGATTCCCAAATACCCCTACTGAATTCACAAAATATTACCCCACAAACTATAAGTATAAGTAACCCAATTCTTTATGGGAAAGCAAAAACAGATTTGCTAGAAGGGAGAACAGtgatttaaaaaacaaaaagaagtagCTCATGGGGGGAGGTAGCATCCTCTTGTGTCTATTAGAGCTATGGATGGTTAGTAAAATCTTACTGAAGTGATGACTACATACGATTTCTTCATTATGATCCCCACAAATAGTGGAAAACCTCCCCCAGTCAGCAGAAGTAATCAAAACCAATTCACAACTATTTGATCATCACAAGTCAAAATCAAGCAACTTGTGGATTCATGTGACTCGTCCTCTGAACCACCAACAACgctttttttaattcaaaagccTTTTTGGTTGACATGGATTATCCTGTGTCAACCACAATAATTTCAGGTCAGACATCACCTACTTAGAAGCTACATAGTGACATGTTAACCATCCTGCCACCACAAATACCAGCCACATCAGCCCACACAGccttttcttaaaaatttcATCTCAATGGCAAGTAAATTAGTAAGACATTTCTAACACCTGTAAGGAAAGGGTTCAGGAGTTGCtggtttctttttttctttttcttgggGTGGGGGTGAAATCTTTAAACGCATCAATGATGGAGTTACCTGAAAGAAAGTTTGCATTATTATTTGGGCAACTTGAGGGAGCCGAGCTATAATCAAAGAGCTAAGACGATTAGGATAATGATCCTGCAAGAGCATAGCACAAGATCTCATCATGTGTATGGGAAAACCAAAGGGAGAGAGTCCTTCACAGTCCATCAAAACAGTTATTTGAGGATGTTCCACATTGACCATTCTCAGAATACCGTGCTCAATCTGCGAAACTGTGGAATCAAAACCTCAATAAGAATCCTATCCAAAATCAGCATGCAAATTGAAGAAGTCTACATGAAAAACTGAGACCAAAGGGCTggcaatacaacaacaataacatacccagtaaaatcccacaagtggggtctgggtaTGAATTCCAAATAGCAGACCAGAAAATATCAGTGATTTCATGCCATGCAAATTTGACAAATTATTCGAAGCGCAATTGAGCTGCTTAACAGAAAATCCTGCAATGAAATTTCCATTGAAGCAGCTTTTACTTGGATACCATGAAACTAGCAAAAGAATTAAAACTCAGGATTGGTTATCCCAGTGATAGCCATTATCCCAGACCCTAATTCCCAAGTTTACTAAGCATATTCAGGTTTCTCAGATGTTGGCATAGAACAAAGAGGTCTATCCAGGCCAACCCAGTTCAATTAGCAGAAAATTGGTGTAACAATTACATATCGGCAGCAAAGAGGATTGATTCACTAAGGGTACAGGTTAAATTTTCTATGACAACTCTAAACCTGAGTTATGACATGCACTTGGGCAGATCATACTATTCTATCCTGAAGAACCTGACCTCAGCCTCTTATAGCATACTTGACTCGTATTAAAACTTGCAATGATATTATTGAGTCACCAGTGACACTGACACAGTCTTTACATGTATTCCAGTTGCACTGATATATAAACTACTCAAGAAAGATATGAATACCAACTGCTTTTATCAAGAGAGATTTGCCATTCGATCTCAGGTTGGAGCAAGCAAGTCCAAGGCGAATGATGAGGCAAGGCCGTTGATTGGCATCGTGGCCGTGCCAAAAAATGAAAGGAGACCAAGCCTTAAGTTCTTCTGGTGAAAGAAACGTGTAACTCTGCCGCCATTTAATGGTTTTCTTAACTGATGAAAGCAGCCTAGCAAAATCACCATTTGCAGCAGCATAGAATTGACGGAGCTCATCATCATTCAACCTGTTAGCAGGTTGACCAGGGAACATTAAAATTCCAATTTAACATGTTAGTATCACTGACAAATTAgtcaaatataaattgaaattgttaAGAAAAGAATACTTGTGTAATGCATCAAAGAGCAACTACGTTTGTAGATAAATGGAAGTCGGActtaacaacaacatacccagtgtaatcccacaggTGGAGTTcagggagggtagagtgtatgcagaccttacccctacctcgtggaggtagagaggccaTTTCCGGAAGACCCTTGGCTCAAGTAATGCATATCAAAGCcagtagaaaagaaaaatacagaATCAAAGGGGACACACTAAATAATAAGGAAGTCTGACTTAGCaagctttattatttttaagtctCTCTTTTCTTGTGTTCTTCCTTTTTTCGGGAAagcataattaaataaaacctactaaaatgaaaatatggaACGTCAAAGCAACATTTTTTTCCCCAGTACCACCAGTCTAGCATTGAGACTGACAAAAGTGAAGGAGGTCACCTGACCTCTCAGGTACACTAATACCCTCCTCCCTCAGTTCCTTATGGAGTTCTAGCAACCATCTTTGAGGATAACCATCATCCTGTACTTCATCATGAGATCTGTAAGGAAAACCATGAAGCATACATTAAAACTAATAACCTTAATAAGGACCTGGAGAGCACAATTTTCATAAAGAGATAATGAAAATCAATTTCACGAAGAAACATGATCACACAAGGCATAAAGAAAGTGATCACACAAGTATAGTTGCTAGGCCTCCTATCTTTcaatttattgttgttgttgacaaTATGTTTCAATGTAATTACATTAAAAGCTGAATAacaattttgaatttgagaacagcccaagaaaaataaaaaatgataatttctGTTGAATCTCATGAATGATCTTCTTTCATGTTGTCATTGTTGTTTGTTTTTCACAAAGATTCACGTGGTTATTGTTGggaaattcatattcattacaGTTTCCAAACATCACAACAAAATTGAACAATAAAAGAATTAGGTTTCAGTGTAGGACTAGCTAAGATCGTAATCCTCATTTTCTTTATGACAAGGGAACCAACAGCCGCTACCTCTGTGCAATAGCTCACAAACCACACGGGAGAGGTAAGCCGCACTAGGCAAGTCCCTGAgatgagctcgacccagaaggtcAACCCCCTTGCTGGCACAAGCCAAAggggtttcaaacttgagacctccattatggaagtcccaagccaaACCATCTGAGCCACCCCGAAAGGAGTAATCCTCATTCTTATTGTGGCATTAATTTCATAAAtcctaataatttattttctgtgTTTGTGGTTGAACGAGTAGAAGCTTAAGATAATAACTTGTGTATCATAATCATTGCATACACCAAACAATATAAAGAGAAGCCAAAATACAAGGATCTGAACTTGACATGAAATTATAAACTCTTCTATTACTATATCCTTTTAGCCATTAGACAGCTGCTGTAGTCCAGGAAGTGAGAAACTTCCAAAGAAAATATACTTCGAATGGTACACCTACCTTGCTTGTGAATATGCTTGAGAATGATGAAAGTCGTTCGGTGTCGTTTCTCCCGTAGATGATGACTGATCGGAGAAAACTGTTGCAATTGAGAGCAATAGCATTGGCCTAGACAATTTCTACCAAAATAAGCATAGTCATTACAATAGAAACACCAATcgatttgaaaggaaaaaaattgaaaagaataaacaacAGTGTCGAAAATTAAGTTAAGCAGATTAAACAACAGCGTTGAATATTAAGTTAAGCAGATTAAACAGTAGTGTAGAAAATTAAGTTATGCATGCTAGATCTAATAACAAATAACCAACTAAAGTAGTCTTGGCTGTCAACAATTTATCTTCTATGAAGTGCTGCAGCAGTAAAACATATACCATCTCTCCAAACAAAAAGAAGTTCATCTGCTGTGATTATATAATATTCCTTGTATTAAAGCCCTTCAAGACCGCTTCTAGAATCCAACATTTGAGGTGACTTAAATGAGCAGTGATAACATAAATTATAAGGAAGGCCAAGTGCCAgaagagattatttttttatgcacTAAATCAAACAAGAGGTGCTCTCTAAAATACGAAAACAGTAACCAGCAAAAATAGccaaataaaagagaaatatttgggcCAAAAACCAGAACCTGGATCTCTCATGTAAAAGGATTTACAGCCATATGGGAAAAAGTCAACATTACACTCAAGATTTAGCATCTGAATCACAAATGTTGTTTGCTTTATTGTGACCAAGGTGGTTATGAACATGCT
The DNA window shown above is from Solanum stenotomum isolate F172 chromosome 6, ASM1918654v1, whole genome shotgun sequence and carries:
- the LOC125866684 gene encoding 60S acidic ribosomal protein P0 encodes the protein MAPKATKAEKKIAYDTKMCQLLDDFTQVLVAAADNVGSNQLQSIRKGLRGDSVVLMGKNTMMKRTIRVHAEKTGNETILNLIPLLVGNVGLIFTKGDLKEVSEEVAKYKVGAPARVGLVAPVDVVVPPGNTGLDPSQTSFFQVLNIPTKINKGTVEIITPVELIKKGDKVGSSEAALLAKLGIRPFSYGLVVVSVYDNGSVFSPEVLDLTEDDLIEKFAMGVSMVTSLALAISYPTLAAAPHMFTNAYKNVLAIAIETDYSFPLADKVKEYLADPSKFAAVAAAAPAAAAGSGAAPAAAKEEAKKDEPAEESDDDMGFSLFD
- the LOC125867558 gene encoding phosphatidylinositol/phosphatidylcholine transfer protein SFH11-like, whose amino-acid sequence is MGDLPCPPYSNKSLEARMISKEKLPKICLVASATKHFSAKTLKCITKVKHSVQTSGAAGDVVIFLATTAVLEVVRRLSKAKCPFIWHGLQALQALCYPPLKWIQKWVPLEPLVRQLQKLSRPMLLLSIATVFSDQSSSTGETTPNDFHHSQAYSQARSHDEVQDDGYPQRWLLELHKELREEGISVPERLNDDELRQFYAAANGDFARLLSSVKKTIKWRQSYTFLSPEELKAWSPFIFWHGHDANQRPCLIIRLGLACSNLRSNGKSLLIKAVVSQIEHGILRMVNVEHPQITVLMDCEGLSPFGFPIHMMRSCAMLLQDHYPNRLSSLIIARLPQVAQIIMQTFFQVLKPATRQKVRIIGRNHLEFLSHHLDSIPPFLGGNCSCSKCSDQTNAEGESDEATRTEPTPDHVNESNEVTPTESAPDQVKDSLEFNHHNVSNTSVCREELIKTIIIGILMVWVFIAVFVAMDYPERWPLLRST